One genomic region from Leptospira tipperaryensis encodes:
- a CDS encoding MASE1 domain-containing protein codes for MSLRFKAIIRISGIILFSGFIYYILAQIGRNTAIYPGYASAIWPASGAALGLTLIFGNCTIIGVFIASFLSNSGTDLFSGIWIDPNKNLYLSASIAFFSALQSYVGKVVLTKKIPGCKLSDRTQFVLLFISLEALVCTISSTGSVVTMYFLNEIELLGFRQSWLTWWAGDTLGVYIGAPFILFWFRGEYKIPKILDFLESTVLLLLIVFFSLVSFDLVTPIVSFSYPLGYILIPLILWSAFRLGERASSLAVVLSSVIAILGTISGSPQFYAETMNASYILLQFFIAVLSITSLLVASIVNERKEAENQLRISHQSLEGKVKERTHELLRSNEILREEILDKNEARAALEKSQIRYMGLFQHLPVAIIEADYSELKRVLDGLPEDLNGDAFTDYVEAHPDFVQLCFESIRVIGVNQETVNLLRVDSYETVFKNWKRFFSQDNFKVFRRVLRKIREESYFYEVEVGFRVQDNTRLDIKIRWSVPPGFETSLSSVIVTLLDFTEIKSAERKLQLSLEEKEVMLKEIHHRVKNNLQVISSLLSMQSDYVQDKESLSVFKESQNRLRTMSMIHEELYQSENLGKIQYSIYIEKLLNQLFQVYGKAESIRLITKLESLDISVNRAIPIGLILNELVSNSLKYAFPENISLKDVSELRISLSKKDEYLELKVEDNGIGMPFGFDLEDSTSLGLKLVNILVRQLKGKIDFSSDSKKGTQFTIQVPLSVDLI; via the coding sequence TTGTCTCTTCGTTTCAAAGCAATAATAAGAATCTCAGGAATCATTTTATTCTCCGGGTTTATCTATTATATTCTCGCCCAAATCGGAAGAAACACGGCGATTTATCCTGGATATGCATCGGCAATCTGGCCTGCGTCCGGCGCTGCGCTCGGCCTAACTCTTATTTTCGGAAACTGCACGATCATCGGTGTTTTTATAGCATCCTTTCTTTCCAATTCCGGTACGGATCTATTTTCAGGAATTTGGATTGATCCGAATAAGAATTTATATCTCAGCGCTTCGATCGCTTTTTTTTCAGCGCTTCAGAGTTACGTCGGTAAAGTCGTATTAACAAAAAAAATTCCGGGCTGTAAACTTTCCGATCGTACACAATTCGTTCTTTTATTTATATCACTCGAGGCTCTCGTTTGTACGATCAGTTCGACCGGTTCCGTTGTGACGATGTATTTTTTGAATGAAATCGAGTTGTTAGGCTTTCGTCAGAGTTGGTTGACTTGGTGGGCGGGAGATACGCTCGGAGTTTATATCGGAGCCCCTTTTATTCTCTTTTGGTTTCGCGGGGAATATAAGATTCCAAAGATTCTTGATTTTCTCGAATCCACGGTTTTACTCTTATTGATCGTATTTTTTTCCCTCGTTTCCTTTGATTTGGTTACTCCGATCGTTTCTTTCAGTTATCCTCTGGGATATATTTTAATTCCTCTGATTCTATGGTCCGCGTTTCGTCTGGGGGAAAGGGCGAGCAGTTTAGCTGTGGTATTGTCTTCCGTGATTGCGATTCTCGGAACAATTTCTGGATCTCCTCAATTTTATGCGGAGACGATGAACGCTTCCTATATTTTACTTCAGTTTTTTATCGCGGTACTTTCCATTACGAGTTTACTCGTGGCGAGTATTGTAAACGAGAGAAAAGAAGCGGAGAATCAACTAAGAATTTCTCATCAGAGTTTGGAAGGTAAGGTTAAGGAAAGGACTCACGAACTGCTTCGATCAAACGAAATTCTCAGAGAAGAAATACTCGATAAAAACGAGGCGAGGGCCGCGTTGGAAAAAAGTCAGATCCGATATATGGGTTTGTTTCAACACCTTCCCGTTGCCATTATCGAAGCGGATTATTCCGAACTCAAACGCGTGTTAGACGGGCTTCCGGAAGATCTAAATGGCGACGCTTTTACGGATTATGTGGAGGCTCATCCGGATTTTGTACAACTCTGTTTTGAGTCCATTCGTGTCATCGGGGTTAATCAAGAGACCGTAAATTTACTTCGAGTGGATTCTTACGAAACTGTATTTAAAAACTGGAAACGCTTTTTTAGTCAGGATAATTTCAAGGTTTTTCGAAGAGTTCTTCGAAAGATTCGAGAAGAATCCTATTTTTATGAAGTAGAAGTCGGCTTTCGAGTTCAGGATAATACCAGACTGGATATTAAGATTCGTTGGTCGGTTCCGCCCGGTTTTGAAACTTCGCTTTCCAGCGTGATCGTAACGTTGCTCGACTTTACCGAAATCAAATCAGCGGAACGAAAACTACAACTTTCTTTAGAAGAGAAAGAAGTGATGCTCAAGGAAATTCATCATAGGGTTAAGAATAATCTGCAAGTGATATCTTCTCTTTTATCGATGCAATCGGACTATGTTCAGGACAAAGAAAGTCTTTCCGTCTTTAAAGAAAGTCAGAATCGACTCCGAACGATGTCGATGATTCATGAAGAGTTGTATCAATCGGAGAACCTAGGAAAAATTCAGTATTCCATTTATATTGAAAAACTTTTGAATCAACTCTTTCAAGTCTATGGAAAGGCTGAGTCGATTCGCTTGATTACAAAATTGGAATCTTTGGATATCAGCGTCAACAGAGCGATTCCAATCGGCTTAATATTAAACGAATTAGTTTCCAATTCTTTAAAGTATGCGTTTCCCGAAAATATATCGCTGAAGGATGTTTCGGAACTGAGAATTTCACTGTCCAAAAAAGACGAATACTTAGAACTCAAGGTTGAAGACAATGGAATCGGAATGCCGTTCGGATTCGATCTCGAAGATTCCACTTCTCTCGGTTTGAAGCTCGTTAATATTCTCGTGAGACAACTGAAAGGAAAAATCGATTTTTCTTCGGATTCTAAGAAAGGCACTCAGTTTACGATTCAGGTTCCTTTGAGCGTAGATCTTATCTGA
- a CDS encoding TetR/AcrR family transcriptional regulator, whose translation MKKEEKIQARREEILDAALEIFAKKGYHSTGIADIATQLDIGHGTCYRYFKNKLDILHALLDQVQKGLSEVISRQSPDKSNSLEEYRSQIGEIGAGLFELFGKDVRVGQVFFFETQGIDESISTKIKKTHDLSAKVTELYLINGVKKGFLRKNLDTDVASKAINSMMFEGIRQSISHKSNPEYASRWMKAVPDLMLDGMSANL comes from the coding sequence ATGAAAAAAGAAGAAAAAATTCAGGCTCGAAGAGAAGAGATCCTGGACGCCGCCTTAGAGATTTTCGCAAAGAAAGGATATCACTCCACAGGGATCGCGGATATCGCGACTCAGTTGGACATCGGTCACGGAACTTGTTATCGTTATTTTAAGAATAAATTGGATATCCTACACGCGCTTTTGGATCAAGTTCAGAAGGGACTTTCAGAAGTGATCTCAAGACAAAGCCCTGATAAATCCAATTCTTTGGAAGAATACCGGTCTCAGATCGGAGAAATCGGCGCCGGACTGTTTGAACTTTTTGGAAAAGACGTTCGAGTCGGTCAGGTTTTCTTTTTCGAAACACAGGGAATCGATGAATCGATTTCTACTAAGATCAAAAAGACCCACGATCTTTCCGCAAAAGTTACGGAACTTTATCTAATCAACGGTGTGAAAAAAGGATTCTTACGAAAGAATTTGGATACAGACGTCGCTTCCAAAGCGATCAATTCCATGATGTTTGAAGGAATTCGCCAGTCCATTTCCCATAAATCTAATCCAGAATATGCCTCTCGATGGATGAAAGCGGTTCCTGACTTGATGCTGGACGGAATGAGCGCCAATTTGTGA